In Erigeron canadensis isolate Cc75 chromosome 6, C_canadensis_v1, whole genome shotgun sequence, the following are encoded in one genomic region:
- the LOC122604274 gene encoding uncharacterized protein LOC122604274, whose protein sequence is MEFKVGDMVMLKVSPWKGIIRFGKRGKLSPRFIGPFKVLERVNQQAYKLDLPPELDGIHNTFHVCYLRKCLTEEMSVILLEDISIDPKKKMIDESVEILGRKQKKLRRKVIDLVLIKWRHNKGESLTWETEAVMRDRYPHLFVAE, encoded by the coding sequence ATGGAGTTTAAGGTGGGTGACATGGTTATGTTGAAAGTGTCGCCTTGGAAGGGTATTATTCGGTTTGGTAAACGAGGTAAGTTGAGTCCTCGTTTTATTGGACCATTTAAAGTCCTGGAGCGGGTCAATCAACAAGCCTATAAGCTAGACCTTCCTCCTGAATTAGATGgtattcataacacttttcatgtTTGCTACCTGAGGAAGTGTTTGACAGAGGAGATGAGTGTAATTCTTTTGGAAGATATTAGCATTGATCCCAAGAAGAAAATGATAGATGAATCGGTTGAGATTCTTGGCCGGAAACAAAAGAAGCTTCGTAGGAAGGTAATCGACCTTGTGCTGATTAAATGGAGGCATAATAAAGGTGAGAGTTTAACGTGGGAGACTGAAGCAGTAATGAGGGATCGTTACCCGCATTTATTTGTTGCTGAGTAG